From a region of the Roseivirga sp. 4D4 genome:
- a CDS encoding peptidase domain-containing ABC transporter — protein sequence MTNQHIANSIKEVSILLNNSLEEALLQDLQVNAKSYAIDEAFEFKRDLIEAANKTRIVLLDQSLAGVELASFIKDVNIPLIAFKQSEEGFAPVILTKAKKNIKVLEITPEATLEVDFDEIKSTLMRDEQGEIMLLGAFSYRSLVSEHEEGEIPKPLSPVKRLIRLLSEEKRDIFYVFVYAAFVGIVSLTLPLGIQATVELVSGGVVFSSIYLLIGLVLLGILASGGLQIMQITLVEYLQRRIFTKAALEFTFRIPRMKIESLSNLHAPELINRFFDVLTIQKGLPKLLGDLTSGIIQIIFGLVLLSFYHPFFVFFGLVLILTLVLIFRLTGPKGLQSSIKESKYKYKVVYWLEEIARTLNSFKISGNTNLPVKKTEYNVNNYLINRKVHFKVLVNQYVYIVLFKAVITGGLLIIGTSLVINREITLGQFVAAEVIIILILNSVEKIITYMDVVYDMLTAVDKISQVTDLPLEKVGGIDLNNEELTKGFSIRLRNLSYTYPGAKTPAIHSINTGFACGEKVCISGGNESGKTTLTNTISGINQNYEGALTINDYSLRDLDLTNLRDKLAKNVSAEDIFEGTILDNIVVGKPQVSTRDAVEAINKVGLSDKINMLPNGYSTQIISGGKGFSSSFVHKIILARCLVKRPRLLILNDFFSSFQRSEKEHLINVVTSNAECTLVAVSNDPLVMAACDRVIVMEEGTVKAEGTYSDLLSEGLLNKIIKV from the coding sequence ATGACGAATCAGCACATTGCGAATTCCATAAAGGAGGTCTCAATTTTACTCAACAATAGCCTTGAAGAGGCTTTGCTTCAGGACCTTCAGGTCAATGCAAAGTCATATGCAATTGATGAGGCATTTGAGTTTAAAAGGGACTTGATTGAAGCGGCTAACAAAACCCGCATCGTATTATTGGATCAATCTCTGGCCGGAGTAGAATTGGCTTCTTTTATCAAAGATGTGAATATCCCTTTGATTGCCTTTAAACAGTCTGAAGAAGGTTTTGCTCCCGTTATCTTGACTAAGGCAAAGAAGAACATAAAAGTCCTTGAAATCACCCCGGAAGCTACTTTAGAAGTTGACTTTGACGAAATAAAATCAACGTTGATGCGCGATGAGCAGGGCGAAATTATGCTACTCGGAGCATTTAGTTATAGGAGTTTGGTTTCAGAGCATGAGGAAGGAGAGATTCCTAAACCGCTTTCTCCTGTAAAGCGCCTCATTAGGCTTCTGAGTGAAGAAAAGAGAGATATTTTCTATGTTTTTGTTTATGCCGCATTTGTTGGTATTGTTTCTCTGACTTTACCATTGGGAATCCAGGCAACTGTCGAACTGGTTTCCGGAGGTGTCGTTTTCAGCTCCATTTACTTACTGATAGGGCTGGTGCTTCTGGGTATTCTGGCTTCTGGTGGTTTACAGATTATGCAAATCACACTAGTGGAATACTTACAAAGAAGAATTTTCACAAAAGCAGCACTGGAATTCACATTTAGGATTCCTCGTATGAAGATTGAGTCACTGAGCAATCTTCATGCTCCTGAGTTGATCAATAGATTTTTTGATGTGTTGACTATCCAGAAAGGCTTGCCAAAGTTATTGGGAGACTTGACATCAGGGATCATCCAAATCATATTCGGACTGGTATTACTATCATTTTACCACCCATTCTTTGTGTTCTTTGGATTGGTGCTGATTCTGACGCTGGTTTTGATCTTTCGATTGACAGGTCCTAAAGGTCTTCAATCCTCAATCAAGGAATCAAAATACAAATACAAAGTAGTCTATTGGCTTGAAGAGATTGCCAGAACATTGAACTCATTCAAAATCTCGGGTAATACAAATCTACCAGTCAAGAAGACCGAATACAACGTCAACAATTATCTGATTAATCGAAAAGTACACTTTAAGGTGTTGGTTAATCAGTATGTATATATCGTCTTGTTTAAGGCCGTTATCACTGGTGGCTTACTAATTATTGGTACATCCCTAGTGATCAATAGAGAAATTACGCTCGGTCAATTCGTTGCTGCTGAGGTTATTATCATTCTAATCCTGAACTCAGTAGAGAAAATTATCACCTATATGGATGTGGTATATGACATGCTGACGGCAGTCGATAAGATAAGTCAGGTGACGGATTTGCCACTGGAGAAAGTAGGGGGTATCGACCTTAATAACGAAGAGTTGACTAAGGGCTTTTCCATTAGACTAAGAAACCTGAGTTATACTTATCCAGGTGCAAAAACACCTGCCATACACAGCATTAATACGGGCTTTGCTTGTGGTGAAAAAGTTTGTATTTCTGGTGGAAATGAATCAGGAAAGACAACCCTGACCAATACCATTTCGGGTATTAATCAGAACTATGAAGGTGCCCTGACGATCAATGATTATAGCCTAAGAGATCTAGACCTAACCAACCTAAGAGATAAACTTGCTAAGAACGTTTCGGCCGAAGATATTTTCGAGGGAACAATCTTAGATAATATTGTGGTAGGCAAACCACAAGTGTCGACAAGAGATGCTGTTGAAGCCATCAATAAGGTTGGGCTTTCGGATAAGATCAATATGCTGCCTAATGGCTACAGTACTCAGATCATTAGTGGAGGTAAAGGTTTTTCGAGCAGTTTTGTTCATAAGATCATCCTTGCTCGATGTCTCGTCAAGAGACCAAGACTACTGATACTGAACGATTTCTTCTCCTCATTCCAGAGGTCAGAGAAGGAACACTTGATAAATGTGGTAACAAGCAATGCGGAATGTACACTTGTGGCCGTATCGAATGACCCATTAGTAATGGCAGCATGCGATCGCGTAATTGTCATGGAAGAAGGCACTGTGAAAGCTGAAGGCACCTATAGTGATCTCTTATCAGAAGGATTGTTAAACAAAATCATAAAAGTTTAA
- a CDS encoding HlyD family secretion protein → MLNLSENKDQEIQHQQSVLFKTLGSPKAGKKLARILLTVTFLFFILLFFPWQQNIRGNGKLTAFRPSQRPQSVETAIAGRIESWKVREGQFVNKGDTILTLSEVKDKFFDPDLLDRLKEQIDAKSSSIESKKDKVTSLENQIKALNDLLVSKTEQAENKLKQAGFKLVSDSVDYEAEKVLFANAEDQYQRNLKRREAGNITLTKIQEFESKYQAAKGKVTSKENKFYESRQELINARVGIEVVKSELLDKISKAESDRNNTLAEIFEGEGSLAKLQNEYANMTIRNEQYQLIAPQDGYIVKAMKAGIGETIKEGESVAQIMPENPELAVEMYVKAMDVPLIGMDRKVRIQFDGWPALQFSGWPNVSVGTFGGVVRVIDLVNSTGGEYRILVTPDPEDEPWPEQLRIGSGTKGWVMLDNVAVWYEIWRQLNGFPPSLYEAPKEVKEKATAEKK, encoded by the coding sequence ATGTTGAATCTATCAGAAAATAAAGATCAAGAGATCCAGCATCAGCAGAGTGTTCTGTTTAAAACCTTAGGTTCTCCTAAGGCTGGGAAGAAACTGGCAAGGATATTACTGACCGTAACTTTTTTGTTTTTCATTTTACTGTTTTTTCCATGGCAGCAGAATATTCGAGGTAATGGAAAGTTGACGGCCTTCAGGCCAAGTCAAAGACCTCAATCCGTAGAAACCGCGATTGCCGGGCGTATTGAGAGTTGGAAAGTGCGGGAAGGACAGTTTGTCAACAAGGGAGATACAATTTTGACACTCTCTGAGGTCAAAGACAAGTTCTTTGACCCGGATTTACTCGATCGTTTGAAGGAACAAATTGATGCAAAAAGCTCGAGCATAGAATCCAAAAAGGATAAAGTCACTTCGTTAGAAAATCAGATAAAGGCGCTGAACGATTTGCTAGTATCCAAGACAGAGCAAGCAGAAAATAAGCTTAAACAAGCTGGATTTAAACTGGTCAGCGATAGTGTGGATTACGAGGCTGAGAAGGTTCTTTTTGCAAATGCAGAAGATCAGTATCAACGAAACTTGAAAAGGAGAGAGGCGGGAAATATAACGCTAACCAAAATCCAGGAATTCGAATCCAAGTATCAGGCTGCCAAGGGTAAGGTTACAAGCAAGGAGAATAAATTCTATGAGAGCCGGCAGGAGTTGATCAACGCAAGGGTCGGAATTGAAGTGGTTAAATCAGAGCTGTTAGATAAGATTAGTAAAGCTGAATCTGATCGAAACAATACGTTAGCAGAGATCTTTGAGGGTGAAGGTAGTCTGGCAAAGCTTCAAAACGAGTATGCCAATATGACCATCAGGAATGAGCAGTACCAATTGATCGCTCCTCAGGATGGGTATATCGTAAAGGCGATGAAGGCAGGTATCGGAGAAACCATCAAAGAAGGAGAGTCGGTGGCCCAGATTATGCCGGAAAACCCTGAGTTGGCTGTTGAAATGTATGTCAAGGCAATGGATGTGCCTTTGATCGGTATGGACAGGAAAGTCCGAATTCAATTCGATGGATGGCCGGCATTACAGTTTTCAGGCTGGCCCAATGTGTCTGTTGGTACCTTCGGAGGTGTGGTTCGTGTGATTGACCTAGTAAATAGCACAGGTGGTGAATATAGAATTTTAGTAACACCAGACCCAGAAGATGAGCCATGGCCTGAGCAACTAAGAATTGGCTCAGGGACAAAGGGATGGGTCATGCTCGACAATGTTGCAGTATGGTATGAAATCTGGCGTCAGCTGAATGGTTTCCCGCCAAGCCTGTATGAAGCACCTAAAGAAGTAAAGGAAAAGGCAACGGCAGAAAAAAAGTAG
- a CDS encoding TolC family protein translates to MKKKITFFSLVTILSLATVASYAQDLKVKSLDELLTENTADTTRILPLESFVDMVLLSHPVVKQANLLPENAKQEIRLARGAFDPKLESSWDVKNFDDKEYWDLFNTTLKVPTWFPVDPKVSFDRNKGQFVNPENSIPGSDDFQQVTAGLSLPIGRGLLIDQRRATVKQAELFAQITDAERIKMINKVLLSASKDYWEWYFAFYNYLLIEESLNISQNVYQRVLTDFEFGEAAAIDTVQAAITLQNRKVDRSEALIDFRKAGLMLSNYLWGQNEEPMVLQDNIVPQLDFGLNLLGSDISLDSLRLLAIQKHPELVKTNFKLDQLDIDRRLARENLKPRVDLNYNLINSPVNQQGEFVEVQLRNNYKFGIEFEFPLFLRKERSKLRQTEIKIEQTTYELSQLEREILNGIEASFFELDNTRGMLSLMQEAVNNYTILLDLELINLANGESDLFKINFQQDKLLESQIKLMKMRSAMEKARVTLYWSAGLPYLNFNLNGSN, encoded by the coding sequence ATGAAGAAAAAAATCACTTTTTTCTCGCTGGTGACGATTTTGAGCCTGGCGACTGTTGCAAGTTATGCGCAGGATTTAAAGGTAAAATCTCTAGATGAGTTACTGACCGAAAATACGGCAGATACCACGCGTATTCTCCCATTAGAGTCCTTCGTGGATATGGTGTTGCTAAGTCACCCAGTTGTAAAGCAGGCCAATTTGTTACCGGAGAATGCTAAACAAGAAATACGATTAGCAAGGGGAGCCTTCGACCCTAAGTTGGAGTCTTCCTGGGACGTGAAAAACTTTGATGACAAGGAGTACTGGGATTTGTTCAATACCACTCTTAAAGTACCCACTTGGTTTCCGGTGGACCCAAAGGTGAGTTTTGATCGTAACAAGGGACAGTTTGTGAATCCAGAAAATTCAATCCCGGGTTCAGATGACTTTCAACAGGTGACCGCAGGTTTGAGCTTGCCAATCGGGAGAGGTTTATTGATAGACCAGAGAAGGGCTACGGTGAAGCAGGCAGAGTTATTTGCCCAGATTACCGATGCCGAGCGAATTAAAATGATCAATAAGGTCCTATTATCAGCTTCGAAAGACTATTGGGAGTGGTATTTCGCATTCTACAATTATCTGCTGATCGAAGAGAGTTTAAATATCTCACAAAATGTATATCAAAGGGTTCTAACAGATTTCGAGTTTGGAGAGGCTGCTGCTATAGACACTGTTCAAGCAGCCATTACACTGCAAAACCGGAAAGTCGATAGAAGTGAGGCTCTGATTGATTTTAGGAAGGCCGGCTTGATGCTTTCCAATTACCTATGGGGGCAAAATGAGGAGCCGATGGTCCTTCAGGATAACATAGTTCCTCAGCTTGACTTTGGTTTGAACCTTTTGGGTTCGGATATCTCATTAGATAGCCTGCGTTTGCTAGCGATTCAAAAACATCCGGAACTGGTTAAGACCAATTTCAAACTTGATCAATTGGATATTGACAGAAGGCTGGCAAGAGAGAATCTTAAACCTCGGGTTGACCTCAACTATAATCTGATCAATTCACCGGTAAATCAACAAGGTGAGTTTGTAGAGGTTCAACTGAGAAACAATTACAAGTTTGGCATTGAGTTCGAGTTTCCACTTTTCCTTAGAAAGGAGCGTTCTAAATTACGTCAGACAGAGATTAAGATTGAGCAAACTACTTATGAACTGAGCCAGTTAGAAAGAGAAATTCTCAATGGCATAGAGGCTTCGTTTTTTGAGCTTGATAATACGAGAGGTATGTTGAGTTTAATGCAGGAAGCGGTAAATAATTATACGATTTTGCTCGACTTAGAATTAATCAATTTGGCGAACGGGGAAAGTGATCTTTTTAAGATCAACTTCCAACAGGACAAACTCCTCGAGTCCCAAATCAAATTGATGAAGATGCGATCGGCTATGGAGAAGGCCAGAGTGACACTTTACTGGTCCGCAGGGCTGCCTTATCTTAACTTTAATTTGAATGGTTCTAATTAA
- a CDS encoding ferritin, with the protein MERQQVTAKRSLTKATEDLLNRQIMMEGSSSASYLSMASWCEMTGYEGSAKFLYLHSDEERMHMLKIFHYVNEAGGHSIQPEIKDIKHHYNSLREVFETILDHEIAVTNSINEIVNHCYEIKDFTTMNFLNWFVEEQREEETLARRAVELFDLIGEDGVGLWTIDKEIMNLVGSVDGPTE; encoded by the coding sequence ATGGAAAGACAACAAGTAACCGCAAAACGCTCCCTAACTAAAGCAACTGAGGATTTATTGAATCGCCAAATCATGATGGAAGGTAGTTCAAGTGCCTCTTACCTATCAATGGCTTCTTGGTGTGAGATGACAGGTTACGAGGGCTCAGCCAAGTTCTTGTATCTGCACTCGGATGAGGAAAGAATGCATATGCTCAAGATCTTCCATTACGTGAATGAAGCTGGCGGGCATTCAATTCAGCCTGAAATCAAAGATATCAAGCATCATTACAATTCACTGAGAGAGGTGTTTGAGACGATTTTGGACCACGAAATTGCAGTGACCAACTCTATTAACGAGATAGTAAATCACTGCTACGAGATTAAGGATTTCACTACAATGAACTTTCTAAACTGGTTCGTTGAAGAGCAGCGAGAAGAAGAAACACTTGCGAGAAGAGCTGTTGAACTATTCGATCTGATTGGTGAAGATGGCGTAGGACTTTGGACGATCGACAAGGAAATAATGAACCTTGTTGGCTCTGTTGATGGCCCTACAGAATAA
- a CDS encoding Crp/Fnr family transcriptional regulator, with protein MLASFKNILVGLAFESELIDEIIRFGKEKKLEAEEPLINPGMQANAMPMVVSGTLRIMREDEEGNEVFLYYLEGGDACAMSISCCFSNQISQFKAVAETDVNLWLVPMSLVEGWMAKYPSFRRFVINSYQDRFDELMHTIDSIAFMNMDERLMKYLLDKKQSQGSFVIEKTHEQIAQELNTSRVVISRLLKKLEKEDKVELYRNRIEVL; from the coding sequence ATGTTAGCTTCTTTCAAAAATATTCTGGTCGGTCTGGCCTTTGAGTCAGAGCTGATAGATGAAATCATACGATTTGGAAAGGAAAAGAAACTAGAGGCTGAGGAGCCCCTGATCAACCCCGGCATGCAGGCCAATGCCATGCCCATGGTGGTTTCCGGTACATTGAGAATCATGCGAGAAGATGAAGAAGGCAATGAAGTCTTTCTCTACTACCTGGAAGGTGGCGATGCCTGTGCCATGTCCATCAGTTGTTGCTTCAGTAATCAAATCAGCCAGTTCAAGGCAGTTGCTGAAACAGATGTCAACCTTTGGTTAGTCCCAATGTCATTGGTCGAAGGCTGGATGGCTAAGTATCCCTCTTTCAGAAGGTTTGTGATCAATTCATATCAAGATCGTTTTGACGAGCTGATGCATACCATCGATAGCATCGCCTTTATGAACATGGACGAGCGTTTGATGAAGTATCTATTGGATAAGAAGCAAAGTCAAGGATCTTTTGTGATCGAAAAGACGCATGAACAAATTGCTCAGGAGTTGAATACCTCACGTGTTGTAATTTCTCGCTTACTCAAAAAACTTGAAAAAGAAGATAAAGTAGAACTCTATCGAAATAGGATAGAGGTGCTTTAA
- a CDS encoding phosphate/phosphite/phosphonate ABC transporter substrate-binding protein, protein MKINFKTLLSISLTFLLTCGCNQEEEPMTLATYTYHTNNRIENLKPLAEILQSELGRRVIVKSYADVAAMLRGIDSDSVDIGLINTLGYLKWSIGHQNMEVVAALRTKEEARDNYKTVLLTNREDIDHLDDIVLKAKGLRMMFVNEGSTSGNLVPRLLFDAIGINSPNNQFMNVSYGGNHTDTWKRLLQGEADLCAIGSNEYYSQLEENPSLIESLKPIWISDEIPLGPVLLNNHLESETIKSITEVLLSLHRSNPEALESVKSGWSEALQAEKFYQINEQDYDSINTAFKNNKELQLIFNR, encoded by the coding sequence ATGAAAATCAACTTCAAAACTCTCTTATCCATAAGCCTGACTTTTTTATTGACCTGCGGCTGTAATCAGGAAGAAGAGCCCATGACGTTAGCTACTTATACTTACCACACGAATAATAGAATTGAAAATCTTAAACCCTTAGCAGAAATACTTCAGTCCGAACTGGGACGTAGAGTGATTGTAAAGAGTTATGCAGATGTCGCAGCCATGCTCAGAGGTATTGATTCGGACAGCGTGGATATTGGATTGATCAATACCCTAGGGTATTTAAAATGGTCTATTGGCCATCAAAACATGGAAGTGGTAGCAGCCCTTCGTACCAAAGAAGAAGCAAGAGACAATTACAAAACTGTCTTGCTGACTAATAGAGAGGATATTGATCATCTTGATGATATCGTCCTTAAAGCAAAGGGTTTGAGAATGATGTTTGTCAATGAAGGCTCTACCTCAGGTAATTTGGTACCCAGATTACTGTTTGATGCTATTGGCATCAATTCACCTAATAACCAATTTATGAATGTAAGCTATGGTGGCAATCATACAGATACCTGGAAGAGGCTACTCCAAGGTGAGGCGGACCTTTGTGCCATTGGGAGTAATGAATACTATTCACAGTTGGAAGAGAACCCTTCCCTAATTGAATCGCTAAAACCTATATGGATTTCCGATGAAATCCCTCTGGGTCCGGTGCTCTTGAACAACCATTTGGAAAGTGAGACAATTAAGAGCATCACCGAGGTCTTACTTTCGCTCCACAGGAGCAATCCTGAGGCCCTTGAATCTGTTAAATCAGGTTGGTCCGAGGCCTTACAGGCCGAAAAGTTCTATCAGATCAATGAACAAGACTATGATTCTATCAATACTGCTTTCAAGAATAACAAGGAGCTTCAATTGATATTCAATCGCTAG
- a CDS encoding SDR family oxidoreductase gives MTQNNILVIGGTGKTGRKVVERLTRRGINVRIGSRNASPSFDWEKPEDWKTALQGMDKVYITFQPDLAVPGAKEAITELTEQSKACGIKKLVILSGRGEHEAELCEQIIQQSGIDWSVVRADWFNQNFSESFFLDPILAGQVAVPRAETKIPFTDTDDIADVVVEALLDDQYTGEVLELTGPELWSMEEVIKEIAKVTNREIGFHSISLEDYTKMMRDHQVPDAYIWLINYLFTNVLDGRNSSTTNTIEEVLGRPAKRFSDYVKETAATGVWNG, from the coding sequence ATGACTCAGAACAACATTTTAGTAATCGGAGGCACCGGAAAAACGGGCCGAAAAGTAGTAGAAAGATTAACCAGGCGCGGCATCAACGTGCGCATTGGATCTAGAAATGCCAGCCCAAGCTTCGACTGGGAAAAGCCAGAAGACTGGAAGACTGCTTTGCAAGGAATGGACAAGGTCTATATTACCTTCCAACCGGACCTAGCAGTACCTGGTGCCAAGGAGGCCATTACCGAGCTCACAGAGCAGTCGAAAGCATGTGGCATCAAAAAACTGGTCATACTTTCCGGAAGAGGCGAACACGAGGCAGAACTATGTGAGCAAATTATTCAGCAATCGGGAATCGACTGGTCAGTAGTAAGAGCAGATTGGTTTAATCAAAACTTTAGTGAGAGCTTCTTCCTCGACCCAATATTGGCAGGTCAAGTGGCGGTTCCAAGAGCTGAAACGAAGATCCCATTTACCGACACTGATGATATTGCGGACGTGGTAGTAGAAGCGCTCCTTGACGATCAATACACAGGTGAAGTTTTGGAGCTTACAGGACCGGAACTTTGGTCGATGGAGGAAGTGATTAAAGAGATCGCTAAAGTGACAAATAGAGAGATTGGCTTTCATTCGATAAGTCTTGAAGATTATACCAAAATGATGCGAGACCATCAGGTACCTGACGCCTACATTTGGTTGATCAACTACTTGTTCACCAATGTGCTTGACGGGCGCAATTCCTCTACAACCAATACCATTGAAGAGGTATTAGGTAGACCTGCAAAACGCTTTTCTGACTATGTCAAAGAAACGGCAGCTACTGGAGTTTGGAATGGATAA
- a CDS encoding DUF1772 domain-containing protein, translated as MKGNILLITTLITGLSAGLFYAWQVSVIPGTRKLSDLSYLESMQSMNREILNPWFFIIFFGPMVMMIVSSLGLFKIDHDHGFIWVFVATIVYIVGLIGITAFGNVPMNNALDVIDLSKLTLEQLREIRVEYETKWNQYHLIRTAFSVISFALLLWASKAHFINTNFQ; from the coding sequence ATGAAAGGAAATATTTTACTCATCACCACACTCATTACGGGTTTGTCAGCGGGCCTATTCTATGCATGGCAAGTATCTGTTATTCCCGGAACACGTAAGCTTTCAGATTTAAGCTATTTGGAATCTATGCAATCCATGAATCGCGAGATTCTCAACCCATGGTTCTTTATCATCTTCTTTGGCCCAATGGTCATGATGATTGTATCAAGTCTAGGACTTTTCAAAATAGACCATGATCATGGCTTCATTTGGGTTTTCGTTGCCACTATCGTCTACATCGTTGGCTTGATAGGCATCACCGCTTTTGGCAATGTTCCTATGAACAATGCCTTAGATGTCATCGACCTCTCCAAACTGACGCTGGAGCAGCTCAGGGAAATTCGCGTGGAGTATGAGACCAAGTGGAATCAATATCATCTCATCAGAACAGCATTTTCAGTGATCTCCTTTGCCCTACTCTTATGGGCATCTAAGGCTCACTTTATCAATACAAATTTTCAATAA
- a CDS encoding helix-turn-helix domain-containing protein has product MTRDIIEINGFIVLIEYASSDTKEVEICGFAEDVVGIAFYGSGEVEMNIRCGDQVSTYQNTKGVALSFFASKGSTFEHTISPNNPMQSICIVSTLGNLEKLPQHEQEFFQTYLKSLVNPNAEIVGGPGFYMNHDMQNAVSKIYSSTYTENMRQMFLRSQVTELLAHFFAQVSLPERPTLNDEDRLKIHQANEIMLENIASPPSLAELSRQIGLNSNKLKKNFKEVFGMPVFKHLQNERLIRAHALLKEANLGIQEVAWQVGYESISSFSNAFMKKFGFRPSEIKT; this is encoded by the coding sequence ATGACCCGTGATATCATCGAAATCAATGGCTTTATCGTTCTGATAGAGTATGCCTCCAGTGACACCAAAGAAGTTGAAATCTGTGGTTTTGCTGAGGATGTAGTAGGCATTGCTTTCTATGGTTCAGGTGAGGTGGAAATGAATATTCGATGTGGTGATCAAGTAAGCACTTATCAAAACACGAAAGGAGTCGCCTTGTCTTTTTTTGCGTCCAAAGGTTCAACTTTCGAGCACACAATTAGCCCCAATAACCCCATGCAGTCCATCTGCATCGTCTCTACCCTAGGCAATCTTGAAAAGCTCCCTCAACATGAACAGGAGTTCTTTCAGACTTACTTGAAGTCACTTGTCAATCCAAATGCAGAAATTGTTGGCGGCCCTGGCTTTTATATGAACCATGACATGCAAAATGCCGTGAGCAAAATCTATAGTAGCACTTATACCGAGAACATGCGGCAAATGTTCTTAAGAAGTCAGGTGACAGAACTATTGGCTCACTTTTTTGCACAAGTATCATTACCGGAACGACCAACACTCAATGATGAGGATAGGCTCAAAATCCATCAAGCCAATGAGATAATGCTGGAGAACATAGCCTCCCCTCCTTCTTTAGCAGAACTATCTAGGCAAATCGGTCTGAACAGCAATAAGCTCAAAAAGAACTTTAAAGAAGTCTTCGGCATGCCTGTATTTAAGCACCTTCAAAATGAACGTTTGATCAGGGCACATGCGCTTTTGAAGGAGGCTAATCTCGGCATACAAGAAGTTGCCTGGCAAGTGGGTTACGAGAGCATTAGCTCCTTTTCCAATGCATTTATGAAAAAGTTTGGCTTCCGACCGAGCGAAATCAAAACTTAG